A genome region from Cutaneotrichosporon cavernicola HIS019 DNA, chromosome: 5 includes the following:
- the gsk3 gene encoding uncharacterized protein (Serine/Threonine protein kinases, catalytic domain) produces the protein MYNIDKISSSRINGWRMRHGTSNCRNALQRARHADRRKFKKEGTLGSTQLDAQTPTVPNMSNLVNGVRVSADDPNRVVTVTAHEGKTGQEMTITYTNYKVVGNGSVGVVFAAKMLPTKMADGTDVPEQEIAIKKVLQDKRFKNRELQIMRLVSHPNVVDLKAFFYSNGDKKKDEVYLNLVLEFVPETVYRSLRYYTKLKQIVPMLQVKLYMYQLLRSLAYIHSVGICHRDIKPQNLLLNPNTGILKLCDFGSAKILVAGEPNVSYICSRYYRAPELIFGATNYTTNIDIWSTGCVMAELMLGQPLFPGETGIDQLVEIIKVLGTPTREQIKTMNPNYMEHKFPQIKPHPFTKVFRPRTSPDAIDLISHLLEYTPTARLTAPEALVHHFFDELRTEGARLPNGKDMPELFNFTREELSTRPDLIHRLVPKHAESELRSRGIDIDDFVPIPLEQLRISLD, from the exons ATGTACAATATCGATAAAATATCGTCATCACGTATTAACGGATGGCGCATGCGTCATGGCACCAGTAATTGCCGCAACGCCTTGCAACGTGCGCGACATGCCGATCGCAGGAAGTTTAAGAAGGAAGGCACGCTCGGCAGCAC TCAACTCGACGCACAG ACCCCAACAGTCCCTAACATGAgcaacctcgtcaacggGGTACGCGTTTCGG CCGATGACCCGAACCGTGTGGTTACTGTGACGGCCCATGAGGGAAAGACTGGTCAGGAGATGACCATTACCTACACCAACTACAAGGTGGTCGGCAATGGAAGCGTCGGTGTCGTCTTCGCTGCCAAGATGTTGC CGACAAAGATGGCGGACGGAACCGATGTTCCAGAACAGGAGATCGCCATCAAGAAGGTCTTGCAGGACAAGCGGTTCAAGAACCGTGAGCTCCAGATCATGCGCCTCGTTTCACACCCCAACGTTGTCGACCTGAAGGCGTTCTTTTACTCGAACGGCGACAAG aagaaggacgaggtctACTTGAACCTTGTGCTCGAGTTCGTCCCCGAGACCGTCTACCGCTCGCTGCGCTACTAcaccaagctcaagcaGATCGTGCCGATGCTCCAGGTCAAGCTGTACATGTACCAGCTTCTGCGGTCGTTGGCATACATCCACTCGGTCGGCATCTGCCACCGTGACATCAAGCCGCAGAACTTGCTCTTAAACCCCAACACTGGCATCTTGAAGCTCTGCGACTTTGGCTCGGCCAAGATCCTCGTTGCTGGCGAGCCAAACGTTAGCTACATCTGCTCGCGCTACTACCGCGCGCCCGAGCTCATCTTCGGCGCCACCAACTACACCACCAACATTGACATCTGGTCGACTGGATGCGTCATGGCCGAGCTCATGTTAGGCCAGCCTCTTTTCCCTGGAGAGACTGGCAtcgaccagctcgtcgagatcATCAAGGTTCTTGGAACCCCCACCCGCGAGCAGATCAAGACCATGAACCCGAAC TACATGGAGCACAAGTTCCCCCAGATCAAGCCCCACCCCTTCACCAAAGTGTTCCGCCCTCGCACCTCACCCGATGCCATTGACCTCAtctcccacctcctcgagtACACGCCCACCGCCCGCCTCAC CGCTCCCGAGGCCCTCGTGCACCATTTCTTCGACGAACTGCGAACGgagggcgcgcgcctcCCGAACGGCAAGGACATGCCCGAGCTCTTCAACTTCACGCGGGAGGAGCTCTCGACGCGGCCCGACCTTATCCACCGGCTGGTCCCCAAACATGCCGAGTCCGAGCTGCGTTCTCGCGGCATCGACATTGACGACTTTGTGCCCATTCCGTTGGAGCAGCTGCGCATCAGCCTCGACTGA
- the ATG2 gene encoding uncharacterized protein (Autophagy-related protein 2 CAD motif) codes for MWFPSFLTIPVSNLLPSISLPANIQRRFLSYVLKRALGRFFIASGFDVERIQAQLGEGRVDLERLEVNIDEINALIPAGLPFTVTGGEVAKVSARVPFPNLWSDPLALTVDSVVLDVSLAPTKRRRGPVSTGSHHIDLASSVTSAAGDFLHDELDAFEGAELDRTIRESLILNDTLRDEIPGAFPPFTSSDGGGSPAAVESTTVLASLVERVLARLQCHVRNVRLRVRYEHNDLAGVLELRVGEVRYADETPETVTGAQKTVRAVRLSSVGVYLLPLPKEDKMVQPVQLSRMTSASSFDSSLSDDDEYQDMIMSQAVADLRVSSPGPQALSTPSTASVRSNAGSGMYRSAAGSDMFQSAQGSGMFQSARGSGMFKSAMSTTSGRSIYHSFVEEPEAAQSVSASRQELPADPFGSSPQSPQVEETHYPEPVPVMEPSNAGSAHTSRSATPVASHDPEETLLLSFGTEDIVLRMTTARTMPPSSRDWARDPDSPMAMPRVVDTPRAPIPSIRIDVSVGMIAAALLPSHTGFLLSLAQAALAQAGSGQPSAPPANIDPPIVQPKFDAEVRIKGLYVSLAYDLSDPSAEYSDLVEQYFLRPASVYLPIGHLRVKLEDMVATYAVPAALNRPVRKQTSSRRRSTAGTRGAALNISVSTVSVFEYLASAESGDDEPPGGTFPVLIFDANLPKQYELPPGAPSSLLSTNSRTPANLTAFPQFDSVDWRNAGLQKPGTEKAWRVRPRNKGILRGGPVASPEPAAAAIAIRKDMDDREPANVELLPVHVFVDLSLVERLLPFLCSLAPIVQSSSEHPTSTAAHVNPRPLASLRPVEDPPQFGRRGSMTPPPRVLMTLRCPMIRLDIRCPAPPNRRGSWGDGAHLRSGIVTLDIHDLNVRVAEDKPDARRHPSSDISGGINVEFQKIVLLFSRVPEQRSSAFLVIGPLAPEEGDEGVLLPMVNVRSEITPMTGVKTQSVTCKIPCVQAKIRQPTVEGLQFFADDMTHWLDGAFGDGSATRPRDDLKMIGSRFFGSKASSSASSSGDYDEEDDFGSATLFRLAVSEVEIALLVPKVNGVAESSAATERILSLRGSDMDVKLESNSTNKQETSVTLTAMDVDLFHIAEPGSEPHRLFGRTSPLNYSTHTQPLINLRFSSITHEDRTKATGIRLTTNASTVYVTRDLEWVHDLALYAKTPEGVFEDVVPSEVTRISLHVYDCSVHVSAPTMSGALLVVMTAIEVRSAMVSESDENTIDIGASGLYLLAIDDCDSATALQHHSKSLEAWKRAGYAQLVELVVLDGQVVRSSIPNSTLIDIQNSQMRVTACADSFATLGALAGDLSKLFPAPPEPPVPPKRTMALEKSIDVFASVDLNAFGQAPDVIAGADMIDDDLPTNLDYLDHAAGAKAAVDRHTGESLRSWETPDEAPHIQNDLGGGTIKILMQEPFDEEPDYWNSLPVLKNGVETRIGTLRVQVHNCSLSVFLHDGYDWQKTRKTIEEEIKVMRRQLEKIRQLLASGQKADASVDITSSVLFNSVYIGLDGREDMDSTQLIAAIDEELLDLEPADSETASSWQTFPDPGAGVHPAPVQRKSHVRLRGKRLTRSRKGQIEFSVNGLRTDIDAYGVDDATSSRIHTTVQSLEILDHIKTSTWKKFLTEMKADSRGNVRETDADMVRVEITNVRPNLPSTDEEIRVRAKILPLRLHVDQDALDFLKHFFSFKPPGEGVVEAGPPKAEPFFQYVEIFPIELKLDYKPKRVDYSALRQGRTIELMNFFHFEGAEMTLRHVTLSGVTGGARLGDMLQDIWTPDVKSNQLADVISGVSPIRSVVNVGSGVADLILLPIEQYRKDGRIARGVQRGTNSFVRSTAMEMMKLGARLATGTQVVLERAEGVLGPKMGDSVIVEATDTESDEEGQHSRYRNQPTDVREGVKAAYASLSSNINSAAQTILAVPMEVYERAGDDGPLRTVVRAVPIAVLKPMIGASEAVSKTLWGLRNSLDPEGRREQGDKYK; via the exons ATGTGGttcccctccttcctgACCATTCCGGTCAGCAACTTActcccctccatctcccttCCAGCCAACATCCAGCGTCGCTTCCTATCTTATGTCCTAAAGCGTGCGCTGGGAAGGTTCTTCATCGCCTCCGgcttcgacgtcgagcgcatccaggcgcagctcggcgagggccgcgTCGACCTGGAACGCCTTGAGGTCAATATTGAC GAAATCAACGCACTCATCCCAGCTGGTCTTCCCTTCACCGTCACCGGTGGTGAAGTGGCGAAGGTCTCGGCACGCGTGCCTTTCCCCAACCTCTGGAGCGATCCTCTTGCGTTAACCGTCGACTCCGTCGTTTTGGATGTGTCACTCGCGCCCACCAAGAGAAGACGAGGTCCGGTCTCAACCGGCTCTCACCACATCGACTTAGCGAGCTCCGTGacgagcgccgccggcgaTTTCTTAcacgacgagctggacgcgttcgagggtgccgagctcgatcgAACGATCCGCGAATCACTTATTCTAAACGACACCCTGCGCGATGAGATTCCTGGCGCATTTCCTCCCTTTACCTCCAGTGACGGTGGCGGCTCCCCCGCCGCTGTGGAGAGTACGACAGTGCTCGCCTCACTCGTAGAGCGCGTATTGGCGCGTCTCCAGTGCCACGTGCGCAACGTTCGTCTCCGCGTGCGCTACGAGCACAACGACTTGGCGGGTGTGCTCGAActgcgcgtcggcgaggtgcgTTACGCAGACGAGACGCCTGAGACTGTAACAGGTGCCCAGAAGACCGTGCGGGCGGTCAGGCTCTCCTCCGTTGGTGTGTACCTGCTCCCTCTCCCGAAGGAAGATAAGATGGTACAGCCGGTCCAACTGTCGCGCatgacgagcgcgtcgtcgttcgactcgtcgctgtcggatgacgacgagtaccAGGACATGATCATGTCGCAGGCAGTGGCCGACCTCCGCGTTAGCTCTCCTGGCCCCCAAGCGTTATCAACCCCGTCCACCGCTTCGGTCCGCAGCAACGCGGGTTCAGGTATGTACCGAAGTGCTGCAGGCTCGGACATGTTCCAAAGCGCCCAAGGGTCCGGCATGTTCCAGAGTGCCCGGGGCTCAGGCATGTTCAAGAGCGCGATGTCAACGACATCGGGGCGGAGCATATACCACAGCTTCGTGGAGGAGCCAGAAGCGGCGCAGTCGGTATCGGCTTCGCGCCAAGAGCTGCCGGCAGATCCATTCGGTTCGTCTCCCCAGTCGCcacaggtcgaggagacgcaTTATCCCGAACCAGTTCCAGTGATGGAGCCATCAAACGCAGGTTCGGCACACACGAGCCGCTCGGCCACCCCAGTGGCATCTCATGACCCGGAGGAAACACTTCTCCTCTCTTTCGGAACAGAGGACATCGTGTTGCGCATGACGACCGCGAGGACAATGCCACCAAGCTCCAGAGACTGGGCCCGCGACCCGGACTCGCCGATGGCCATGCCCCGTGTGGTGGACACCCCTAGGGCGCCCATTCCCTCAATACGCATCGATGTGTCCGTGGGCATGATCGCCGCGGCCCTCCTTCCATCCCACACCGGCTTCCTTCTCAGCCTCGCTCaggccgcgctggcgcaGGCTGGCTCGGGGCAAcccagcgcgccgcccgccaaCATTGACCCGCCCATCGTGCAGCCAAAgttcgacgccgaggtgcgcATCAAGGGACTGTACGTCTCGCTCGCGTACGATCTCAGCGATCCGTCAGCCGAGTACAGCGACCTGGTGGAGCAGTATTTCTTACGCCCGGCGTCGGTGTACCTCCCGATTGGGCATCTAcgcgtcaagctcgaggacatggtTGCGACGTATGCTGTTCCTGCCGCTTTGAACAGGCCCGTGCGGAAGCAAACGTCGtcacgccgccgctccaCAGCAGGAACGAGAGGCGCAGCCCTCAACATCTCCGTCTCGACCGTATCAGTGTTTGAGTacctcgcctcggccgaAAGtggggacgacgagccgccTGGGGGCACCTTCCCCGTCCTCATCTTCGACGCCAACCTTCCTAAGCAGTACGAGCTGCCTCCCGGTGCGCCGTCGAGCCTTCTTTCAACCAACAGCCGCACGCCGGCGAACCTCACCGCCTTCCCCCAGTTTGATAGTGTCGACTGGCGTAATGCTGGTCTGCAGAAACCAGGCACAGAGAAGGCATGGCGCGTGCGTCCGCGAAACAAAGGAATAttgcgaggagggccggTTGCGAGCCCAGAAcccgcagcggcggcgattGCAATCCGCAAGGACATGGATGACAGGGAGC CGGCAAATGTTGAGCTGCTTCCGGTGCACGTTTTCGTTGACCTCTCACTTGTCGAGCGGCTCCTCCCGTTCCTCTGTTCCCTCGCACCAATTGTTCAGTCGTCGAGCGAACACCCCACTTCGACTGCAGCACATGTGAATCCACGACCGCTCGCCTCGCTTCGCCCGGTAGAAGACCCACCTCAGTTTGGGCGCAGAGGGTCTATGACTCCGCCTCCACGCGTGCTCATGACTCTGCGCTGCCCGATGATCCGCCTCGACATCCGTTGTCCTGCACCACCCAACCGGCGCGGGTCGTGGGGTGACGGTGCCCATTTACGCTCGGGAATAGTGACACTTGACATCCACGACCTGAACGTCCGTGTCGCGGAGGACAAGCCGGATGCTCGCCGTCACCCCAGCTCTGACATTTCTGGCGGCATCAATGTTGAGTTCCAGAAGATCGTGCTCCTCTTCAGCCGCGTCCCGG AGCAACGTTCATCGGCCTTCCTGGTAATAGGGCCTTTGGCCCCTGAAGAGGGCGATGAGGGCGTGCTCCTGCCGATGGTGAACGTGCGCTCGGAGATCACGCCCATGACAGGTGTCAAGACGCAGTCGGTGACCTGCAAGATCCCCTGTGTCCAGGCCAAGATTCGCCAGCCGACCGTCGAGGGTCTGCAGTTCTTCGCAGACGACATGACGCACTGGCTTGACGGCGCATTCGGAGACGGCTCCGCAACCAGACCCAGGGACGATCTAAAGATGATTGGCAGCCGGTTCTTTGGGTCTAAGGCTTCGTCGTctgcctcgagctcgggcgactacgacgaggaggacgatTTCGGCTCGGCCACACTcttccgcctcgccgtTAGTGAGGTGGAGATTGCGTTATTAGTTCCTAAGGTCAATGGTGTAGCTGagagctcggccgcgacCGAGCGCATCTTATCCCTCCGTGGCTCGGACATggacgtcaagctcgagtcGAACAGCACGAACAAGCAGGAGACGTCCGTGACCCTGACCGCGATGGACGTGGACCTCTTCCACATTGCTGAGCCCGGATCTGAACCGCATCGGCTCTTCGGTCGCACCTCCCCCCTCAACTACAGTACGCACACGCAACCCCTGATCAACCtgcgcttctcgtcgaTCACACACGAGGACCGAACCAAAGCGACTGGTATCCGCCTGACGACTAACGCGAGCACGGTATATGTCACACGCGATCTGGAGTGGGTGCACGACCTAGCGCTATACGCCAAGACACCAGAGGGCGTGTTCGAGGACGTTGTGCCAAGCGAGGTGACACGCATCTCGCTGCACGTGTACGACTGTTCGGTGCATGTCTCAGCGCCCACCATGTCGGGCGCACTCCTCGTGGTCATGACAGCAATCGAGGTGCGCTCCGCCATGGTAAGCGAGTCGGATGAGAATACGATAGACATCGGTGCGTCGGGGCTGTATCTTCTGGCCATTGATGACTGCGATTCTGCGACTGCACTGCAACACCACTCCAAGTCCCTTGAAGCGTGGAAGCGGGCGGGTTATGCGCAACTGGTTGAGCTCGTGGTCCTGGACGGCCAGGTGGTCCGCTCAAGTATACCGAACTCCACCCTGATCGACATCCAGAACAGCCAGATGCGGGTGACGGCGTGCGCGGACTCCTTCGCAACGCTTGGTGCTCTCGCCGGTGATCTCTCCAAGCTCTTTCCCGCTCCGCCTGAGCCTCCTGTGCCACCGAAACGCACCATGGCACTCGAGAAGTCTATCGATGTATTCGCGTCAGTCGACCTTAACGCTTTTGGACAGGCTCCCGACGTCATTGCCGGTGCCGACATGATagacgacgacctcccAACCAACCTCGACTACCTCGACCACGCGGCCGGCGCTAAAGCGGCGGTAGACCGACACACTGGCGAGTCGCTCAGATCGTGGGAGACACCCGATGAGGCACCGCACATCCAGAACGACCTCGGCGGTGGGACCATCAAGATCCTCATGCAGGAACCTTTTGACGAGGAGCCTGACTACTGGAACTCCTTGCCGGTGCTGAAGAACGGTGTCGA AACTCGTATAGGCACGTTGCGCGTGCAGGTCCATAACTGCTCCCTGTCGGTGTTCCTGCATGACGGATACGACTGGCAGAAGACGCGCAAGACGATCGAGGAAGAGATCAAGGTCATGCGCCGACAACTTGAGAAGATCCGCCAGTTACTCGCGTCTGGCCAGAAAGCCGACGCGTCGGTCGACATTACGAGCTCTGTGCTCTTCAACTCGGTGTACATCGGCTTGGACGGGCGTGAGGACATGGATTCGACTCAGCTCATTGCGGCgattgacgaggagctgctcgacctcgagccgGCCGACTCGGAGACCGCAAGCAGCTGGCAGACCTTCCCTGACCCGGGCGCTGGGGTTCACCCTGCACCCGTGCAGCGCAAGTCGCACGTGCGGTTGCGAGGCAAGCGCCtgacgcggtcgaggaaggGCCAGATCGAGTTCAGCGTCAACGGCCTGCGCACCGACATCGACGCGTACGGTGTGGATGACGCCACTTCTTCGCGCATCCACACGACGGTCCAGAGTCTCGAGATCTTGGATCACATCAAGACGTCGACGTGGAAGAAGTTCCTGACTGAGATGAAGGCCGACTCGCGTGGCAACGTCCGCGAGACGGACGCGGACATGGTGCGTGTCGAGATCACAAACGTGCGCCCCAACTTGCCGTCGACGGATGAGGAAATCCGCGTTCGCGCCAAGATCTTACCGCTGCGCCTGCACGTCGATCAGGACGCGCTGGACTTCCTGAAACACTTCTTCAGCTTCAAGCCGCCGGGCGAGGGAGTTGTGGAAGCGGGGCcgcccaaggccgagccGTTCTTCCAATATGTCGAGATCTTTCCCATCGAGCTCAAGCTGGACTACAAGCCCAAGCGCGTCGACTACTCGGCTCTAAGACAGGGGCGCACGATTGAGCTCATGAACTTCTTCCACTTTGAAGGGGCGGAGATGACCCTCCGTCACGTTACGCTCTCGGGTGTAACGGGCGGCGCCCGTCTCGGCGACATGCTGCAAGACATCTGGACGCCGGACGTCAAGTCGAACCAACTAGCCGACGTCATATCGGGCGTGTCGCCGATCCGTTCAGTGGTCAACGTCGGCTCTGGCGTGGCGgacctcatcctcctcccgaTCGAGCAGTACCGGAAGGATGGGCGGATCGCGCGCGGTGTCCAGCGCGGCACCAACAGCTTTGTGAGAAGCACGGCGATGGAGATGATGAAGCTCGGCGCCCGCCTCGCGACGGGCACGCAGGTCGtactcgagcgcgccgagggcgtgcTGGGCCCCAAGATGGGTGACAGTGTTATTGTCGAGGCAACGGACACTGAATCGGATGAGGAGGGTCAGCACTCGCGGTACCGGAACCAGCCAACAGATGtgcgcgagggcgtcaaggccgcTTACGCGAGCCTTTCGTCCAACATCAATTCGGCGGCACAGACGATCTTGGCTGTGCCGATGGAGGTGTACGAGCGggcgggcgacgacgggccACTACGAACCGTCGTGCGCGCTGTGCCTATTGCCGTCCTCAAGCCCATGATTGgtgcgagcgaggcggtcAGTAAGACGTTGTGGGGACTGCGCAACAGCCTTGACCCCGAGGGACGGAGGGAGCAGGGCGATAAGTACAAGTAG
- a CDS encoding uncharacterized protein (PET assembly of cytochrome c oxidase, mitochondrial) produces MSRASKVFFASAVGFMGATIYGVHWLQQRESEQMYQGVIRDEERVREKALKRVQQPAAVVDDDCVTCVISPPPQLLEAQTAEQRAKERQGRLAEYEAQKGLARRLSMERDSPAVPAPVASERLV; encoded by the exons atgtcgcgcgcgtccaAGGTCTTTTTCGCCTCAGCGGTCGGCTTCATGGGCGCAACGATCTACGGCGTGCACTGGCTGCAGCAGCGCGAGTCGGAG CAAATGTACCAGGGCGTGAtccgcgacgaggagcgggtGCGCGAGAAAGCGCTCAAGCGCGTGCAGCAGCCAGCTGcagtcgtcgacgacgattGTGTGACGTGCGTCATCTCGCCCCCGCCCCAGCTACTCGAGGCGCAGAccgccgagcagcgcgccaaggagcgGCAAGGGCGCTTGGCGGAGTACGAGGCACAGAAGGGCCTCGCGAGGAGACTGTCCATGGAGAGGGACTCTCCGGCGGTGCCTGCACCAGTGGCTAGCGAGCGACTGGTGTAG
- the vps16 gene encoding uncharacterized protein (Vps16, C-terminal region), whose protein sequence is MRDERKIVLLGKHTAGKPKIQVFTASGRLIASLNWELSPPILLHFTASHLVALSDEGTYRLYDLSSPGDYNQYTLGSEVADLGIVSAQAYDDGLVVLTGGLQFVESRGWKGARVSQMADSGLIEAPHTWTIVPPEHSMSGHVEVSVSTGSTIVTLDALERVDQHLSKGPFTHVALSPNGRFYGLVTATGLLWVVSSDFARNLSEVEISSITPEGRSAPDCVEWCGDNAVVLSFGGKVVIVGPGGDSLKYDYPPSVVIKGEVDALRIISSSLCEMLQKVPDPSLAVFRPGSDHPAAVLYDALDHFDRKSPKADEAIRSIRPDLARAVDTCIEAAGQEWEVTWQRRLLKAAQFGRAFLDLYNPNDFVSMAQTLKVLNAVRYYEIGIPITYDQYTTAGPPALITRLLTRNQHLLALRISQYLGLRPDPVLEHWAAARIMRSKADPRDMESDAALCDAIVDKFGSEGEKGVSYAEIAKKAWEAGRVRLATMLLDHEPRAAEQVPLLLQMKQDKIALEKAVDSGDSDLVYHVLLRLHASLSPGDFFALLDDGASPQLAPAVRLLQIYARENDRQLLRDFYYQDDRRTETAALDMEEAGQATTVAERAELLRAASKSFGEHKDRAFESKQADDAARLLALQAQYEKELEYKFAFLGLSVSETMSRLLVEGLNKRAEHVRSTFKVPDKRFWWIKLKTLAATHNWEGLEAFAKSKKSAIGYEPFVTHLLSLNPPQPLHAASYVPRCDVKIRPDLYAQCGQWGKAAEAAKERNDKAKLEELKRRAPPGLPLREVEEVIRRQK, encoded by the exons ATGCGGGACGAGCGCAAGATAGTGCTCTTAGGAAAGCACACAGCAGGCAAGCCGAAGATCCAGGTGTTCACAGCATCCGGCCGACTCATCGCGTCCTTGAAT TGGGAGCTCTCCCCGCCCATCCTCCTACACTTCACCGCGTCACATCTGGTCGCGCTTTCCGACGAAGGCACGTACAGGCTGTACGACCTGTCCTCGCCGGGCGACTACAACCAGTACACCCTCGGATCGGAGGTCGCGGACCTGGGTATTGTGAGCGCGCAGGCGTACGACGACGGGCTCGTGGTCCTTACGGGCGGCCTCCAGTTTGTGGAGTCTCGCGGGTGGAAGGGCGCGCGTGTGAGCCAGATGGCTGACTCTGGACTCATCGAGGCGCCCCACACGTGGACCATCGTGCCGCCCGAACACTCGATGAGCGggcacgtcgaggtcagCGTGTCGACGGGCTCGACGATTGTAACCCTTGACGCGCTGGAGCGCGTCGATCAGCACCTCTCCAAGGGGCCGTTTACCCACGTCGCACTCTCACCCAACGGTCGCTTCTATGGGTTGGTAACGGCCACCGGGCTGCTGTGGGTGGTGTCCTCCGACTTTGCGCGCAACCTCTCCGAAGTCGAAATTTCGTCCATCACCCCAGAGGGAAGAAGCGCACCGGACTGCGTTGAGTGGTGTGGTGACAACGCTGTAGTGCTGTCTTTCGGGGGGAAGGTCGTCATCGTTGGGCCTGGAGGAGACTCGCTCAAGTACGACTACCCGCCATCAGTTGTGATCAAGGGAGAAGTGGACGCGCTGCgcatcatctcctccagctTGTGCGAAATGCTTCAAAAGGTTCCAG ACCCCTCACTCGCCGTCTTCCGACCGGGATCGGACCACCCAGCAGCTGTGCTGTACGATGCATTGGATCACTTCGACCGCAAGTcgcccaaggccgacgaggcgatACGGAGCATCCGGCCtgatctcgcgcgcgcggtcgacACGTGTATCGAGGCGGCAGGGCAAGAATGGGAAGTGACATGGCAACGGCGGTTGCTCAAG GCTGCCCAGTTCGGCCGCGCCTTCCTTGACTTATACAACCCTAATGACTTCGTCTCGATGGCCCAGACCCTCAAAGTGCTGAACGCTGTGCGGTACTACGAGATCGGCATCCCCATCACCTACGACCAGTACACGACGGCTGGCCCACCCGCGCTGATCACGCGTCTCTTGACGCGGAAccagcacctcctcgctctgAGGATATCGCAGTACCTCGGCCTGCGGCCTGACCCAGTGCTAGAGCACTGGGCAGCGGCTCGCATCATGCGCTCCAAGGCTGATCCACGAGACATGGAGAGCGATGCGGCGCTGTGCGACGCGATTGTGGACAAGTTCGGaagcgagggcgagaagggtGTGAGCTACGCCGAGATTGCAAAGAAGGCGTGGGAGGCCGGACGCGTTCGTCTGGCGACCATG ctcCTAGACCACGAGCCTCGGGCAGCGGAGCAAGTACCGCTCTTGCTGCAGATGAAGCAGGACAAGATAGCGCTCGAGAAAGCTGTCGACTCTGGCGACTCGGACCTTGTGTACCACGTCCTGCTACGGCTTCACGCCTCGCTGTCCCCAGGCGACTTCTTTGCACTGCTGGACGACGGCGCTTCGCCGCAACTTGCTCCGGCCGTGCGACTCCTGCAGATATACGCCCGCGAGAACGACCGGCAACTCCTCCGCGACTTCTACTACCAAGATGACAGGCGGACGGAGACGGCGGCCCTCGACATGGAGGAGGCAGGACAGGCGACA acggtggcagagcgcgccgagctcctgcGTGCGGCGTCCAAGAGCTTCGGGGAGCACAAAGACCGCGCGTTCGAGTCGAAGCAGGCGGACGACGCGGCACGTCTCCTCGCCTTGCAGGCGCAATACGAGAAGGAACTCGAGTACAAATTCGCCTTCCTTGGACTCTCGGTGTCTGAGACGATGTCGCGCCTGCTGGTCGAGGGGCTGAacaagcgcgccgagcacgtGCGCTCAACCTTCAAGGTGCCGGACAAGCGCTTCTGGTGGATCAAGCTCAAGACGCTGGCAGCGACGCACAACTGggagggcctcgaggcgtTCGCGAAGAGCAAGAAGAGCGCGATTGGGTACGAGCCGTTTGTT acccATCTCCTCTCGCTCAACCCCCCGCAGCCCCTGCATGCCGCGAGCTACGTGCCGCGTTGCGACGTCAAGATCCGACCTGATCTGTACGCCCAGTGCGGGCAGTGGGgcaaggcggcggaggccgccaaggagcgTAAtgacaaggccaagctggAAGAGCTGAAGCGGCGTGCGCCACCAGGCTTGCCCCTGCGTGAAGTCGAGGAAGTGATCCGGCGGCAGAAGTAG